The following coding sequences lie in one Rutidosis leptorrhynchoides isolate AG116_Rl617_1_P2 chromosome 4, CSIRO_AGI_Rlap_v1, whole genome shotgun sequence genomic window:
- the LOC139843953 gene encoding uncharacterized WD repeat-containing protein C2A9.03-like isoform X1, producing the protein MPPHNEGEVDQVDYMEEEGDMSDFADDVDGEENVGEDQNQDEYDMLTKVTDTSSDQARDGKDIQGIPWDRLNITRESYRRTRLEQYRNYENIPLSGEAVDKKCKQKSKGGNYYEFFHNTRSVKPTILHFQLRNLVWATSKHDVYLMSNYSIMHWSSLCQNLTEILNFSGHVAPTEKHAGSLLEGFTQTQISTLAVSDGFLVAGGFQGELACKKLDKQGVSFCTRTTYEENAITNAIEIYNSSSGGMHFMASNNDCGVREYDMEGFQLVNHFCFPWPVNHTSLSPDRKLITVVGDHLDGLLVDSASGKTVATVEGHLDYSFASAWHPDGKIFATGNQDKTCRVWDIRNLSNPVSILKGNMGAVRSVRFSSDGQFLVVAEPADFVHVYNTNLNYEKRQEIDFFGEISGVSLSPDDETLYVGVWDRTYASLLQFNKRHKYGYVDSFV; encoded by the exons ATGCCACCACACAACGAAGGTGAAGTTGATCAAGTTGATTACATGGAAGAAGAAGGTGACATGTCGGATTTTGCAGACGATGTTGACGGAGAAGAAAACGTTGGCGAAGATCAAAATCAGGACGAATACGATATG CTTACGAAGGTGACGGATACATCCTCTGATCAAGCACGGGACGGGAAAGATATTCAGGGCATTCCGTGGGACCGGTTGAATATAACTAGAGAAAGTTACAGACGTACAAGGCTCGAACAGTACAGAAACTATGAGAACATTCCATTATCGGGTGAAGCGGTTGATAAG AAATGCAAACAAAAGTCAAAGGGTGGTAACTACTATGAATTCTTTCACAATACTAGATCCGTGAAGCCCACAATCCTTCATTTTCAG CTAAGGAACCTGGTATGGGCTACTTCGAAGCATGATGTGTACCTTATGTCTAACTACTCGATCATGCACTGGTCATCGTTATGTCAGAACTTGACGGAAATTCTTAACTTTTCTGGACATGTAGCGCCTACTGAG AAACATGCTGGAAGTTTGTTGGAAGGGTTTACGCAAACTCAAATTAGTACATTAGCGGTTAGTGACGGTTTTTTGGTGGCAGGAGGCTTTCAAGGAGAGCTTGCTTGTAAG AAATTGGACAAACAAGGAGTAAGCTTCTGTACAAGAACAACGTATGAAGAAAATGCCATAACAAATGCTATTGAGATATACAATTCGTCGAG CGGTGGAATGCATTTTATGGCGTCAAACAACGATTGTGGCGTAAGAGAATATGATATGGAGGGATTTCAGCTTGTAAATCACTTCTGCTTTCCTTGGCCGGTGAAT CATACATCTTTGAGCCCAGATCGTAAACTGATAACTGTAGTCGGAGATCATCTCGATGGATTGCTCGTAGACTCTGCAAGTGGAAAG ACGGTTGCCACAGTCGAAGGTCACCTTGACTACTCGTTTGCCTCTGCATGGCACCCAGATGGGAAAATTTTTGCTACGGGCAATCAAGACAAAACTTGCAGGGTATGGGATATAAGAAATCTATCGAATCCCGTCTCGATTCTTAAAGGTAACATGGGTGCGGTTCGATCTGTTCGTTTCTCATCAGATGGACAGTTCCTGGTGGTGGCGGAACCCGCAGATTTTGTTCATGTTTATAACACCAACTTAAACTATGAAAAAAGGCAAGAAATTGATTTCTTTGGGGAAATATCTGGTGTGTCACTTAGTCCTGATGATGAAACGCTCTACGTTGGAGTGTGGGACCGGACTTATGCCAGCTTGCTACAGTTCAACAAACGTCATAAGTATGGGTATGTTGATTCGTTCGTCTAG
- the LOC139843953 gene encoding uncharacterized WD repeat-containing protein C2A9.03-like isoform X2, translating to MPPHNEGEVDQVDYMEEEGDMSDFADDVDGEENVGEDQNQDEYDMVTDTSSDQARDGKDIQGIPWDRLNITRESYRRTRLEQYRNYENIPLSGEAVDKKCKQKSKGGNYYEFFHNTRSVKPTILHFQLRNLVWATSKHDVYLMSNYSIMHWSSLCQNLTEILNFSGHVAPTEKHAGSLLEGFTQTQISTLAVSDGFLVAGGFQGELACKKLDKQGVSFCTRTTYEENAITNAIEIYNSSSGGMHFMASNNDCGVREYDMEGFQLVNHFCFPWPVNHTSLSPDRKLITVVGDHLDGLLVDSASGKTVATVEGHLDYSFASAWHPDGKIFATGNQDKTCRVWDIRNLSNPVSILKGNMGAVRSVRFSSDGQFLVVAEPADFVHVYNTNLNYEKRQEIDFFGEISGVSLSPDDETLYVGVWDRTYASLLQFNKRHKYGYVDSFV from the exons ATGCCACCACACAACGAAGGTGAAGTTGATCAAGTTGATTACATGGAAGAAGAAGGTGACATGTCGGATTTTGCAGACGATGTTGACGGAGAAGAAAACGTTGGCGAAGATCAAAATCAGGACGAATACGATATG GTGACGGATACATCCTCTGATCAAGCACGGGACGGGAAAGATATTCAGGGCATTCCGTGGGACCGGTTGAATATAACTAGAGAAAGTTACAGACGTACAAGGCTCGAACAGTACAGAAACTATGAGAACATTCCATTATCGGGTGAAGCGGTTGATAAG AAATGCAAACAAAAGTCAAAGGGTGGTAACTACTATGAATTCTTTCACAATACTAGATCCGTGAAGCCCACAATCCTTCATTTTCAG CTAAGGAACCTGGTATGGGCTACTTCGAAGCATGATGTGTACCTTATGTCTAACTACTCGATCATGCACTGGTCATCGTTATGTCAGAACTTGACGGAAATTCTTAACTTTTCTGGACATGTAGCGCCTACTGAG AAACATGCTGGAAGTTTGTTGGAAGGGTTTACGCAAACTCAAATTAGTACATTAGCGGTTAGTGACGGTTTTTTGGTGGCAGGAGGCTTTCAAGGAGAGCTTGCTTGTAAG AAATTGGACAAACAAGGAGTAAGCTTCTGTACAAGAACAACGTATGAAGAAAATGCCATAACAAATGCTATTGAGATATACAATTCGTCGAG CGGTGGAATGCATTTTATGGCGTCAAACAACGATTGTGGCGTAAGAGAATATGATATGGAGGGATTTCAGCTTGTAAATCACTTCTGCTTTCCTTGGCCGGTGAAT CATACATCTTTGAGCCCAGATCGTAAACTGATAACTGTAGTCGGAGATCATCTCGATGGATTGCTCGTAGACTCTGCAAGTGGAAAG ACGGTTGCCACAGTCGAAGGTCACCTTGACTACTCGTTTGCCTCTGCATGGCACCCAGATGGGAAAATTTTTGCTACGGGCAATCAAGACAAAACTTGCAGGGTATGGGATATAAGAAATCTATCGAATCCCGTCTCGATTCTTAAAGGTAACATGGGTGCGGTTCGATCTGTTCGTTTCTCATCAGATGGACAGTTCCTGGTGGTGGCGGAACCCGCAGATTTTGTTCATGTTTATAACACCAACTTAAACTATGAAAAAAGGCAAGAAATTGATTTCTTTGGGGAAATATCTGGTGTGTCACTTAGTCCTGATGATGAAACGCTCTACGTTGGAGTGTGGGACCGGACTTATGCCAGCTTGCTACAGTTCAACAAACGTCATAAGTATGGGTATGTTGATTCGTTCGTCTAG